The Pedobacter mucosus genome window below encodes:
- the era gene encoding GTPase Era, which yields MAHKAGFVSIIGKPNVGKSTLMNVLVGERLSIITPKAQTTRHRILGIVNEEDYQIVFSDTPGVIKPKYSLQESMMSFVNGSLTDADVLLFVTDINEQFDEEDVMEKILNRGIPTIVLINKIDKAQQEQVDEKINYWQEKLNPASIHAISALHKHNLDGILDLILEMLPEHPAYYDKEDYTDRSERFFVSEMIREKIFLNYQKEIPYSTEVIIKSFKEEELKNGKGEMIRISAEIVVERDSQKNILIGTAGSMLKKVGTEARLEIEKFLGKKIFLEMFVKVIPDWRSKKNYLKSFGYDN from the coding sequence ATGGCGCATAAAGCAGGTTTTGTAAGTATAATAGGTAAACCAAATGTGGGTAAATCGACCCTCATGAATGTGCTTGTAGGCGAGCGACTTAGTATCATTACGCCTAAAGCTCAAACTACCCGTCACCGTATTTTGGGTATTGTAAATGAAGAAGATTATCAGATTGTTTTTTCTGATACACCAGGAGTTATCAAACCAAAATACAGCTTACAAGAGAGTATGATGAGTTTTGTTAACGGCTCTTTAACCGATGCCGACGTACTTTTATTCGTAACTGATATTAACGAACAGTTTGATGAGGAGGATGTTATGGAAAAGATTTTGAACAGAGGTATTCCAACGATTGTTCTAATTAATAAGATAGATAAAGCGCAGCAGGAACAGGTAGACGAGAAGATTAATTACTGGCAAGAAAAATTAAATCCAGCATCAATTCATGCAATTTCTGCATTACACAAACATAATCTTGATGGAATCCTAGATCTTATTTTAGAAATGTTGCCAGAACATCCAGCATATTATGATAAAGAAGATTATACCGATCGTTCGGAACGTTTCTTCGTTTCAGAAATGATCCGCGAAAAAATCTTTTTAAATTATCAAAAAGAAATCCCATATAGTACCGAAGTAATTATTAAGAGCTTTAAAGAGGAAGAACTTAAAAACGGCAAAGGCGAAATGATTAGAATCAGTGCAGAAATCGTGGTCGAACGCGATTCGCAAAAAAATATTTTGATTGGTACAGCCGGAAGCATGCTTAAGAAAGTAGGCACCGAAGCTCGATTGGAAATCGAAAAGTTTTTAGGTAAAAAAATCTTCTTGGAAATGTTTGTAAAAGTAATTCCCGATTGGAGAAGCAAAAAGAACTATCTTAAAAGCTTTGGTTACGATAATTAA
- the der gene encoding ribosome biogenesis GTPase Der: protein MSNIIAIVGRPNVGKSTLFNRLTESRKAIVDDMSGVTRDRHYGVGEWTDKQFTVIDTGGYVANSEDVYEAAIREQVMIAIEEASVLIFMVDVTTGITDLDDDIAQVLRRSNKPVFVTANKVDNTALHSEISTFYGFGLGEVYPLSSMTGSGTGELLDEIITHFEDVVEEENALPKITIAGRPNVGKSSLVNALIGKERNIVTANAGTTRDSIKIHYNQFGHEFMLIDTAGLRKKTKVKENLEFYSVMRTIKAIEEADVVVIMIDAVEGIESQDINIFHLAEKNKKGIVILVNKWDLVEKNTQTMKAFEEAIHERIRPFTDVPIVFTSVLNKQRIFKAIEVALEVAANRSKKVPTSKLNDVMLPLIEKFPPPALKGKHIKIKYITQINATSPMFAFFCNLPQYIKDPYKRFIENKLREHFDFSGAPIQIYFRQK from the coding sequence ATGAGTAACATTATCGCCATCGTAGGCAGGCCAAACGTAGGCAAGAGCACCCTTTTTAATAGATTGACTGAAAGTCGCAAAGCAATTGTTGATGATATGAGCGGCGTAACCCGCGATAGGCATTATGGAGTGGGTGAGTGGACGGATAAACAATTTACCGTTATTGATACAGGTGGTTATGTAGCCAATTCTGAAGATGTTTATGAAGCCGCAATTCGTGAGCAAGTAATGATTGCCATCGAAGAAGCAAGTGTTTTAATCTTTATGGTTGATGTAACTACCGGCATTACAGATTTAGATGACGACATTGCACAGGTTCTTCGCCGAAGTAATAAACCAGTTTTCGTAACCGCAAATAAAGTAGATAATACTGCATTACATAGCGAGATCAGTACTTTTTATGGCTTTGGCTTAGGTGAGGTTTATCCATTATCATCTATGACAGGTTCTGGAACTGGCGAACTTTTAGATGAAATTATTACTCATTTTGAAGATGTTGTCGAAGAGGAAAATGCTTTACCAAAAATTACCATCGCTGGTCGGCCAAACGTTGGTAAATCATCTTTGGTTAATGCCTTAATTGGTAAAGAGCGTAATATTGTAACCGCGAATGCAGGTACAACCCGCGATTCGATTAAGATCCACTACAACCAATTCGGTCACGAATTTATGTTGATTGATACTGCTGGTTTACGTAAAAAAACCAAGGTAAAAGAAAATCTTGAGTTTTATTCAGTAATGCGTACTATTAAGGCCATTGAAGAAGCCGATGTAGTGGTAATTATGATTGATGCTGTTGAGGGTATCGAAAGTCAGGATATCAACATTTTTCATTTAGCAGAAAAGAATAAAAAAGGTATTGTTATTTTAGTTAACAAGTGGGATTTGGTAGAAAAAAATACGCAAACCATGAAGGCTTTCGAAGAAGCAATTCACGAACGTATCCGTCCTTTTACTGATGTTCCAATTGTATTTACTTCCGTTTTAAACAAGCAACGTATTTTTAAAGCAATTGAAGTGGCGTTGGAAGTGGCTGCAAATCGTAGTAAAAAGGTTCCAACATCAAAATTAAATGATGTGATGTTACCGCTTATCGAGAAATTTCCACCACCTGCATTAAAAGGAAAACATATTAAAATTAAATACATCACTCAAATTAATGCGACTTCGCCAATGTTTGCTTTCTTTTGCAACTTGCCTCAGTATATTAAAGATCCCTATAAACGTTTTATTGAAAATAAATTGAGAGAGCATTTTGATTTTTCAGGTGCACCAATTCAAATTTATTTCAGACAGAAATAA
- a CDS encoding GNAT family N-acetyltransferase, with product MQIQVLNSLPTDIDTIFQFYDMAVAHQKKVFNKHWQGFSLELVHTEVAENRQYKILVDGVVACVFAVTFNDKLIWADRDHDSIYIHRIVTHPEYRGYSFVKEIIKWAKEFAIANGIKYIRMDTWADNEKLLEYYTSCGFDFVGVVTMEQTKGLPKHYEGISLSLFEIIV from the coding sequence ATGCAAATCCAAGTTTTAAATAGTCTTCCAACTGATATCGACACCATATTCCAATTTTATGATATGGCTGTAGCCCATCAAAAAAAGGTCTTTAATAAGCATTGGCAAGGCTTCAGTTTAGAACTGGTTCATACTGAAGTAGCTGAAAACAGGCAATATAAAATCTTGGTTGATGGCGTTGTTGCCTGTGTATTTGCAGTCACCTTTAACGATAAATTAATTTGGGCAGATCGCGATCACGATTCGATTTACATCCACAGGATTGTAACGCATCCTGAGTATAGAGGATATTCTTTTGTTAAAGAAATTATTAAATGGGCTAAAGAATTTGCAATAGCAAATGGAATAAAATATATACGAATGGATACTTGGGCAGATAACGAAAAACTGCTTGAATATTATACTAGCTGCGGTTTTGACTTTGTTGGGGTGGTAACGATGGAACAAACAAAAGGCTTGCCTAAACATTATGAAGGCATAAGTTTAAGCTTATTTGAAATTATAGTTTAG
- a CDS encoding GNAT family N-acetyltransferase: MIETERLILKPLKHNQLQKYIEDDSSLEKEFGLIPSKRSITPNLQKALAQSTLPNVHDQDSEYMFNTLWIIISKADNKIVGDLSFVGKPDQEGEIEIGYGTYEEFRGKGFMIEAVARIIQWAREQPKVKSIYATTVQDNMANYSILQKNNFVQFGEGEGMFTWKLIL; encoded by the coding sequence ATGATTGAAACTGAACGCCTCATTTTAAAACCACTTAAACACAATCAATTACAAAAGTATATAGAAGATGATTCTTCTTTAGAAAAAGAATTTGGTTTGATACCGAGCAAAAGAAGTATTACACCAAACTTGCAAAAAGCTTTAGCACAATCTACACTTCCAAATGTACACGATCAGGATAGCGAATATATGTTCAATACGCTTTGGATTATTATTTCCAAGGCTGATAATAAGATTGTTGGCGACCTAAGTTTCGTTGGCAAACCTGATCAAGAAGGAGAAATTGAAATTGGTTATGGTACTTATGAAGAATTTAGAGGCAAAGGATTTATGATTGAAGCCGTTGCCAGAATAATACAATGGGCAAGAGAACAACCAAAGGTAAAATCTATTTACGCAACAACTGTTCAGGATAATATGGCTAATTATTCTATCCTACAAAAAAATAATTTTGTGCAATTTGGCGAAGGCGAAGGAATGTTTACCTGGAAATTAATTCTTTAA
- a CDS encoding S41 family peptidase, with product MKKITRSNLLLALSYSIVLIGGMYLGVKFIKDQGYGVQKIPQLAVNNSDKLNEILHIINKNYVDDINTDSLQNLPIDSVLHQLDPHSVYLPPTDAQDMTDNLEGNFEGVGIEYYMLNDTMMVTGVVKDGPAFQAGIKLGDKIISIDTTTVSGRNLPKDQLTGRFRGKAGSGVSVLLQHNGTPIQSRIMVTRGKVNVSSIDASYMINPETGYVRISKFGANTDSDFATIAANLKAKGMKKLILDLRDNGGGYFTAATELADQFLPENRLIVFTQGKHEPRTDYFSSGNGSFQQGKLAILINENTASASEIVAGAIQDLGRGIIVGRRSFGKGLVQEQFSFGDGSALNLTIARYYTPSGRSIQKSYKKGYDAYKHELDERMMDGELTGDRTSFQDSIEKTEGVNILPRKKFKPNGGIQPDVFVKLDTVGYNKFYASLVSKKILSDFVFNVLSSRYSGVFVEQNINNFNISDNDFKDFIGFIQRKNVPIDRFQLYNSKTIILNDLKALLCRYYLGDVGYYRAANQTDNAVKQALVNIQ from the coding sequence ATGAAAAAAATTACCCGTTCCAATCTACTCCTTGCTTTAAGTTATTCCATTGTACTAATTGGTGGTATGTACTTAGGTGTTAAATTCATAAAGGATCAGGGTTATGGCGTTCAAAAAATCCCGCAGCTAGCAGTTAATAATTCTGATAAACTGAATGAGATTCTACACATTATCAATAAAAATTATGTAGATGATATTAATACAGATTCTTTACAAAACCTACCAATTGACAGCGTTTTACATCAGCTAGATCCACATAGTGTATATCTTCCGCCAACCGATGCTCAAGATATGACAGATAATTTAGAAGGTAATTTTGAAGGCGTTGGCATTGAATATTATATGCTAAATGATACAATGATGGTAACTGGAGTGGTAAAAGATGGTCCAGCGTTTCAGGCAGGAATAAAACTTGGTGATAAAATTATAAGCATTGATACGACTACGGTAAGCGGCAGAAACTTACCGAAGGATCAACTTACAGGTCGCTTTAGAGGCAAGGCTGGTAGTGGTGTAAGCGTACTGCTTCAACATAATGGCACTCCAATTCAGAGCCGAATAATGGTAACCCGAGGCAAAGTTAACGTGAGCAGTATTGATGCTTCTTATATGATTAATCCAGAAACTGGCTATGTTAGGATTAGTAAATTTGGCGCCAACACTGATAGTGATTTTGCTACTATTGCCGCAAATTTAAAAGCAAAGGGAATGAAAAAACTCATTCTCGATTTACGGGATAATGGCGGTGGATATTTTACCGCGGCAACAGAATTGGCGGATCAGTTTTTACCAGAGAACAGGTTAATTGTATTTACGCAAGGAAAGCACGAACCACGGACAGATTATTTTTCAAGTGGAAACGGATCGTTTCAACAAGGAAAACTTGCGATTTTAATTAACGAAAATACAGCTTCAGCAAGTGAAATTGTTGCAGGTGCTATTCAGGATTTGGGTAGAGGAATTATTGTTGGTCGCCGTTCTTTTGGAAAAGGTTTAGTGCAGGAACAATTTTCTTTTGGCGATGGTTCTGCGCTTAATTTAACAATTGCCAGGTATTATACTCCATCCGGAAGGAGCATTCAAAAATCATATAAAAAAGGCTACGATGCTTATAAACATGAGTTGGATGAACGAATGATGGATGGTGAACTTACTGGCGATCGGACTTCCTTTCAGGATTCAATAGAAAAAACGGAAGGAGTAAATATTCTACCCAGAAAAAAGTTTAAGCCAAATGGTGGCATACAGCCTGATGTTTTTGTAAAGCTAGATACCGTTGGTTATAATAAGTTTTATGCAAGTCTAGTAAGTAAAAAAATCTTATCAGATTTTGTATTTAATGTGCTCAGCAGCCGTTATAGTGGAGTATTTGTAGAACAAAACATTAATAATTTTAATATTAGCGATAACGATTTTAAAGATTTTATCGGCTTTATTCAACGAAAAAATGTTCCGATAGACCGATTTCAGCTATATAATTCAAAAACCATTATTCTTAATGATTTAAAAGCTTTGCTTTGTCGTTATTACTTGGGCGATGTTGGTTATTATAGGGCTGCAAACCAAACAGATAATGCAGTAAAGCAAGCTTTAGTTAATATACAATAA
- the murQ gene encoding N-acetylmuramic acid 6-phosphate etherase, with translation MDRITEHESNYNHIEKMSVLEVLQGINNEDKTVAFAVEKSLPQIEKLTLAVAERMKKGGRLFYIGAGTSGRLGVVDASECPPTYGVPFDWVVGIIAGGDKAIRKAVEFAEDDAEQAWKDLQEFNINEKDCLVGLAASGTTPYVIGGLNTARKYGILTGCIVCNTGGPIADESDFPVEVVVGPEFITGSTRMKSGTAQKLVLNMLSTTVMVQLGRVVGNKMVDMQLTNNKLVDRGILMVADELNINYDEASDLLTQHGSVRKAVEAGQH, from the coding sequence ATGGATAGAATTACCGAGCATGAATCTAACTATAACCACATTGAAAAAATGTCGGTGTTGGAAGTTCTGCAGGGCATTAATAACGAAGATAAAACAGTTGCTTTCGCTGTTGAAAAATCTTTGCCTCAAATAGAGAAATTGACTTTGGCAGTTGCCGAAAGAATGAAGAAAGGCGGTCGTCTTTTTTATATTGGTGCAGGTACAAGCGGCCGTTTAGGTGTTGTTGATGCATCAGAATGTCCGCCAACTTATGGTGTTCCTTTCGATTGGGTTGTGGGTATTATTGCCGGTGGCGATAAGGCCATTAGAAAGGCAGTTGAATTTGCCGAAGACGATGCAGAACAAGCATGGAAAGATTTGCAGGAATTCAACATTAATGAAAAAGATTGTTTAGTTGGATTGGCTGCTTCTGGCACTACGCCTTATGTTATTGGTGGATTAAATACCGCTCGTAAATATGGAATATTAACAGGATGTATCGTTTGCAATACTGGAGGACCGATTGCCGATGAATCTGATTTCCCCGTTGAAGTTGTTGTTGGTCCGGAATTTATTACAGGTTCTACCCGTATGAAATCTGGAACGGCACAAAAATTGGTTTTGAACATGCTTAGTACTACTGTTATGGTACAACTGGGTCGCGTGGTTGGCAATAAAATGGTTGATATGCAATTAACCAATAATAAACTTGTTGATCGTGGAATATTGATGGTTGCTGACGAATTAAATATCAATTATGATGAAGCTTCAGATTTGTTGACGCAGCATGGAAGCGTTCGTAAGGCTGTAGAAGCAGGACAACATTAA